TTACATTTTTTCTGAACTTACATATTTGCGGAGCCATTTATGCTAAACCAGTTAGAAAGCCTGACAGAGCGCGTTGGAGGAAGTAACAAACTTGTCGACCATTGGCTACTTGTTCGTAAGCAGCTTCTTGTTTCTTACTACAATCTGGTTGGCATTAAACCCGGCAAAGGATCGTACATGCAGCTCAATGAAAAAGCGCTGGACGATTTTTGTCACAACCTGGTGGAATACCTCTCCGCCGGCCATTTCAATATTTATGAACGTATCATCAGCGAAATGGAAGGCACCAGCCCACTTTTAGCCGCCACGCAACTTTATCCACAACTTGAAGCCAACACCGTGGAGCTCATGAATTACTATGACTCCAGCCTGGAAAACGCCATCGATGACGACAACTGTCTGGAGTTCCAACAGGCGCTATCGGATATCGGCGAAGCGCTTGCCGCCCGCTTTATGCTGGAAGATAAGTTGATTGTGCTGGCCTATGATAACGACCTCAATGTGAGCGCCAACGACGAAAGTGGAATGGCGCGCCCCGCTTGAGTTCTTAAGCATTAACGCGTAGTTTAAAAAGCAGTCCCCCGTTTTCGGACGGGGTTTTTCTTGTCGGAGTGCCTATATTTCCACAAAATCATTCGCGATGCGTCGAGGCGGCAAGTTCGTGAATCCCCAGGAGCTTACATTAAGTAAGTGACTGGGGTGAGCGAACGCAGCCAACAAAGAGGCAGCGTGAAGGATGAAGGGGAAAAGGCTGAGACCGTTAATTCGGGATCCGCGGAACCTGATCGGGTTAAGACCTGCGAAGGGAACAAGAGTAATCCATTCACAACGACCACCCTCACGGGCGGTTTGCTGCCATTACTCCATCCGTCGTCTGACAAGCCATCTCATAATTATGGAATGAGCTATGTCTGCAAAAACTGTTACACGCCGTGAACAACGCGCCCAGGCGCAACACTTCATTGATACGCTGGAAGGCACCGCTTTCCCCAATTCACAACGTATTTACATCACCGGTTCGCAGCCGGATATCCGCGTGCCCATGCGTGAAATCCAGCTTAGCCCGACGCTTATCGGCGGCACCAAAGCACAACCGCAGTATGAAGAAAACGAAGCCGTACCGGTGTATGACACCTCCGGCCCGTATGGAGATCCGGCTGTCGCCATTGATGTACAACAGGGGCTGGCAAAGCTGCGTGCACCGTGGATAGCCGCCCGCAACGACACTGAAACGCTTAATGAACGCAGCTCCGCGTACACCAAAGAGCGGCTGGCCGATGACGGCCTCGATGAACTGCGTTTTAGCGGTTTGCTGACGCCGCAACGCGCCAAAGCAGGCCGCTGCGTGACCCAGTTACACTATGCCCGCCAGGGGATCGTGACGCCGGAAATGGAATTTATCGCAATCCGTGAAAACATGGGCCGCGAGCGCATCCGCAGCGAAGTGCTGCGCAGGCAGCATCCAGGCGAAGGTTTTGGCGCGCGCCTGCCGGAAAATATCACGCCGGAATTTGTGCGCGATGAAGTGGCGGCCGGTCGCGCCATTATTCCCGCCAATATTAACCACCCGGAGTCGGAACCGATGATTATCGGCCGCAACTTCCTGGTTAAAGTGAACGCCAACATCGGCAACTCGGCGGTGACCTCTTCCATCGAAGAAGAGGTGGAAAAACTGGTCTGGTCAACCCGCTGGGGCGCGGACACGGTAATGGATCTCTCCACCGGGCGTTATATCCATGAAACCCGCGAATGGATCCTGCGTAACAGCCCAGTGCCGATCGGAACTGTACCGATCTATCAGGCGCTGGAGAAGGTCAACGGGATCGCCGAAGATCTGAACTGGCAGGCGTTTCGCGACACACTGCTGGAGCAGGCGGAACAAGGGGTGGATTACTTCACCATTCACGCGGGCGTGTTGCTGCGTTATGTGCCGATGACCGCCCATCGTCTGACCGGCATCGTTTCGCGCGGCGGCTCGATTATGGCGAAATGGTGCCTTTCCCATCATCAGGAGAACTTCCTCTACACCCACTTCCGCGAAATCTGCGAGATCTGTGCCGCCTACGACGTTGCATTGTCGCTGGGCGACGGTCTGCGTCCGGGTTCCATTCAGGACGCCAACGACGAAGCGCAATTTGCGGAACTGCACACGCTGGGCGAGCTGACCAAAATCGCCTGGGAGTATGACGTACAGGTGATGATTGAAGGCCCGGGGCATGTGCCGATGCAGATGATCCGCCGCAATATGACCGAAGAACTGGAGCACTGCCACGAAGCGCCGTTCTACACTCTTGGACCGCTCACCACGGATATCGCACCGGGTTACGATCACTTCACCTCCGGCATTGGCGCAGCGATGATTGGCTGGTTTGGCTGTGCGATGCTGTGTTATGTCACGCCAAAAGAGCATCTTGGTCTGCCGAACAAAGAGGATGTGAAACAGGGGCTTATCACTTACAAGATCGCCGCCCATGCGGCTGACCTCGCCAAAGGCCATCCCGGCGCGCAGATCCGTGATAACGCCATGTCGAAAGCGCGCTTTGAGTTCCGCTGGGAAGACCAGTTTAATCTGGCGCTCGACCCCTTCACCGCCCGCGCGTATCACGATGAAACCCTGCCGCAGGAATCCGGCAAAGTCGCTCACTTCTGCTCGATGTGCGGGCCGAAATTCTGCTCGATGAAAATCTCCCAGGAAGTACGCGATTATGCCGCTTCCCAGGCTATTGAAGTCGGCATGGCAGACAAGTCGAATGACTTCCGCGCCCGCGGCGGCGAGATCTACCTGAAACGGGAGGAAGCCTGATGTACCAGCCTGATTTCCCGCCGGTGCCTTTCCGTCTGGGGCTTTATCCGGTGGTTGACAGCGTCGAGTGGGTAGCCCGCCTGCTGGATGCCGGAGTGCGCACTCTGCAATTACGCATCAAAGATAAACGTGATGACGAGGTCGAAGAGGATGTCATTGCCGCCATTGCGCTTGGCCGCCGCTACCACGCGCGGCTTTTTATCAATGATTATTGGCGGCTGGCGATCAAACACCAGGCTTACGGCGTTCACCTCGGTCAGGAAGATCTGGAAACCACGGAACTTGGCGCGATTCGCGCGGCAGGTTTGCGTCTTGGCGTTTCGACCCATGACGATATGGAGATCGACGTGGCGCTGGCGGTACGTCCGTCTTATATCGCGCTGGGCCATGTTTTCCCCACGCAAACCAAACAGATGCCTTCCGCGCCGCAGGGGCTGGAACAACTGGCGCGACATATTGCGCGGCTGGCCGATTACCCGACCGTAGCCATCGGCGGTATCAGTCTGGCGCGCGCACCAGAGGTGCTAGCAACGGGCGTCGGTAGCATCGCGGTGGTAAGTGCAATCACCCAGGCCGCTGACTGGCGGCTGGCTACCGATCAATTACTGGCGCTTGCGGGGGTGGGTGATGAATGATCGCGATTTTATGCGCTACAGCCGCCAGATCCTGCTGGAAGACATCGCTGTTGTCGGCCAGCAAAAGTTGCTCGCCAGCCGGGTGCTGATTGTTGGTCTCGGTGGTCTTGGCGCGCCCGCGGCAGTTTACCTTGCTGGCGCGGGTATCGGCACGCTGGCGCTGGCCGATGACGACGCGGTACACCTGAGTAACCTGCAACGGCAGATCCTGTTCACCACGGACGATATCAACCAACCGAAAGCGGGCGTCACCGCGCAACGCTTACACCAGCTTAACCCGGATATCGAACTGATCACCCTTGAGCAGCGGCTCAGCGGTGAAGCGCTACAACTGCAGGTCGCGCAGGCCGATGTGGTACTTGATTGCAGCGACAATATGGTCACTCGGCAGGCGATTAATGCCGCCTGCGTGGCGCAGGAAACACCATTGATCAGCGCCAGTGCGGTTGGCTTTGGCGGACAGTTGATGGTGCTGACACCGCCCTGGCAACAGGGCTGTTATCGCTGCCTGTGGCCCGACGAAAGCGAACCGGAGCGCAACTGCCGTACAGCGGGCATTGTTGGCCCGGTGGTCGGCGTCATGGGTGCCATGCAGGCGCTGGAAGCCATCAAATTGTTAAGCGGTATCAGCACCACCAGCGGCGAGTTACGGCTATTTGATGCCCGAACCAATCTCTGGCGCACGCTGGCGCTGCATCGCGCCCAGGGATGCCCGGTATGCGGAGGGCGGCATGCAAATACGCTTCAATGATGAGCCGATGCAGTGCGCGTCCGGGCTTTCCGTTGCTGCGCTATTGCAGCACATCAATCAGCTAAAACCCGGTGCCGCGCTGGCGGTGAATCAACAGATCCTGCCGCGCGAGCGTTGGGACGATCATCTTGTGCAGGACGGCGACGAGATCCTGCTTTTTCAGGTTATCGCAGGGGGTTGAGATGTTACGTATTGCAGATAAAACGTTTACCTCGCGGCTGTTTACCGGCACCGGTAAATTTTCCGCGCCACAACTGATGATCGACGCGATCCGCGCCTCCGGCAGCGAACTGGTCACGCTGGCCATGAAGCGCGTGGATCTACGCAAACAAAGCGATGGCATCCTGCAACCGCTGCGCGATGCAGGTGTCACGCTGCTGCCGAACACATCCGGGGCGAAGAACGCTGAGGATGCCATTTTTGCCGCGCAGCTAGCGCGTGAAGCGTTGGGAACTTACTGGTTAAAGCTGGAAATTCACCCGGATGCTCGCTGGCTGTTACCCGATCCGATCGAAACCCTGCGCGCAGCAGAAAAGCTGGTGCAGCAGGGTTTTGTGGTACTGCCCTACTGCGGCGCCGATCCGGTGCTGTGCAAACGGCTGGAAGAAGTCGGCTGCGCGGCAGTCATGCCGCTGGGTGCGCCGATTGGTTCAAACCAGGGGCTGGAAACCCGCGCCATGCTGGAGATTATCATTGAGCAGGCGAATGTCCCGGTGGTGGTTGACGCCGGTATTGGTACGCCCAGCCATGCGACACAGGCACTGGAGATGGGCGCAGATGCCGTGCTGGTGAATACCGCTATTGCCGTCGCCGACGATCCGGTCACCATGGCACGCGCTTTTCGTCTGGCAGTAGAAGCCGGCACGCTGGCACGTCAGGCCGTCCCGGGTGCACGCCAGCGTTTTGCGGTAGCCACCAGCCCGCTGACCGGTTTTCTGGAGGCCACCTTATGAGCACCTTTAGCGATTACTGGCGGCAACTCGACTGGGACGATATTAGTCTGCGCATTCACAGTAAAACCGCAGCCGATGTTGAACGAGCACTGAACGCCAGGCAACCGACACGCGACGATATGATGGCGCTGCTCTCCCCTGCAGCCAGCGGTTTTCTTGAAGCCATGGCGCAGCGTGCGCAGCGGCTGACCCGCCAGCGGTTTGGTAATACCGTCAGCTTTTATGTTCCGCTCTATTTGTCGAACCTCTGCGCCAATGACTGTACTTACTGCGGCTTTTCGATGAGTAACCATCTGAAGCGCAAAACGCTGGATGCACAGGAGATTGCGCGTGAATGTGCAGCCTTGCGCGATCTGGGCTTTGAGCATCTGTTGCTGGTAACCGGCGAGCATCAGGGCAAAGTGGGAATGGACTATTTTCGTCGCCACTTACCCGACATTCGCCGCCAGTTCGCCTCACTACAGATGGAAGTTCAGCCGCTCTCAGAAGAAGAGTATGCCGAGCTGAAAACCCTTGGGCTGGATGGCGTAATGGTCTATCAGGAGACTTATCACGAAGCCCAGTATGCCCGCCACCATCTGCGGGGCAAGAAGCAGGATTTTTTCTGGCGTCTGGAAACGCCGGACAGGCTGGGTCGCGCCGGGATCGACAAAATCGGCCTCGGCGCGCTGATGGGGCTTTCCGACAACTGGCGCGTGGATTGTTATATGGTGGCGGAACACCTGCTATGGCTGCAACAGCACTACTGGCAAAGCCGCTTTTCCGTCTCTTTCCCGCGCCTGCGCCCCTGTGCGGGCGGCATTGAACCCGCGTCACTGATGGATGAGCGCCAATTGGTGCAAACCATTTGCGCTTTCCGTCTGCTGGCGCCGGATGTGGAACTGTCGCTCTCGACGCGCGAATCGCCGCACTTCCGCGATCACGTGATCCCACTGGCCATCAATAATGTCAGCGCGTTTTCTAAAACGCAGCCTGGAGGTTATGCCGATGACCATCCGGAGCTGGAGCAGTTTTCCCCGCACGACGGACGCCGCCCACAAGAAGTTGCCGACGCATTAGTTGCAAGCGGGTTGCAGCCCGTATGGAAAGACTGGGATAGCTGGCTGGGACGTTCGCCGCAAAAAAACAGCAATACGCTGATAACGGGTTAAAACCTTGCGGCGTGCCGCGTAAAAACAGGATCGGATTGTCGCGTACTGGCAGCCGATCCTGCATGGTGTCTGTGTCAGCTTCACTGTCTGACCGGAGCGATCGCTTTACTCTCCCCTCATATCGCTCCGTTTTCCCTCTTAAGGAATAAAAAACCATGCATATTGATATACATCACCCATCACAGCTATAGAAAGCGATACTTAACCATAGCAACATCTGCTGACGATATAATTTTCCCTACAACGGACTGACAACACACCGTT
The Kosakonia oryzae genome window above contains:
- a CDS encoding Rsd/AlgQ family anti-sigma factor is translated as MLNQLESLTERVGGSNKLVDHWLLVRKQLLVSYYNLVGIKPGKGSYMQLNEKALDDFCHNLVEYLSAGHFNIYERIISEMEGTSPLLAATQLYPQLEANTVELMNYYDSSLENAIDDDNCLEFQQALSDIGEALAARFMLEDKLIVLAYDNDLNVSANDESGMARPA
- the thiC gene encoding phosphomethylpyrimidine synthase ThiC, producing MSAKTVTRREQRAQAQHFIDTLEGTAFPNSQRIYITGSQPDIRVPMREIQLSPTLIGGTKAQPQYEENEAVPVYDTSGPYGDPAVAIDVQQGLAKLRAPWIAARNDTETLNERSSAYTKERLADDGLDELRFSGLLTPQRAKAGRCVTQLHYARQGIVTPEMEFIAIRENMGRERIRSEVLRRQHPGEGFGARLPENITPEFVRDEVAAGRAIIPANINHPESEPMIIGRNFLVKVNANIGNSAVTSSIEEEVEKLVWSTRWGADTVMDLSTGRYIHETREWILRNSPVPIGTVPIYQALEKVNGIAEDLNWQAFRDTLLEQAEQGVDYFTIHAGVLLRYVPMTAHRLTGIVSRGGSIMAKWCLSHHQENFLYTHFREICEICAAYDVALSLGDGLRPGSIQDANDEAQFAELHTLGELTKIAWEYDVQVMIEGPGHVPMQMIRRNMTEELEHCHEAPFYTLGPLTTDIAPGYDHFTSGIGAAMIGWFGCAMLCYVTPKEHLGLPNKEDVKQGLITYKIAAHAADLAKGHPGAQIRDNAMSKARFEFRWEDQFNLALDPFTARAYHDETLPQESGKVAHFCSMCGPKFCSMKISQEVRDYAASQAIEVGMADKSNDFRARGGEIYLKREEA
- the thiE gene encoding thiamine phosphate synthase, with translation MYQPDFPPVPFRLGLYPVVDSVEWVARLLDAGVRTLQLRIKDKRDDEVEEDVIAAIALGRRYHARLFINDYWRLAIKHQAYGVHLGQEDLETTELGAIRAAGLRLGVSTHDDMEIDVALAVRPSYIALGHVFPTQTKQMPSAPQGLEQLARHIARLADYPTVAIGGISLARAPEVLATGVGSIAVVSAITQAADWRLATDQLLALAGVGDE
- a CDS encoding HesA/MoeB/ThiF family protein, translating into MNDRDFMRYSRQILLEDIAVVGQQKLLASRVLIVGLGGLGAPAAVYLAGAGIGTLALADDDAVHLSNLQRQILFTTDDINQPKAGVTAQRLHQLNPDIELITLEQRLSGEALQLQVAQADVVLDCSDNMVTRQAINAACVAQETPLISASAVGFGGQLMVLTPPWQQGCYRCLWPDESEPERNCRTAGIVGPVVGVMGAMQALEAIKLLSGISTTSGELRLFDARTNLWRTLALHRAQGCPVCGGRHANTLQ
- the thiS gene encoding sulfur carrier protein ThiS; the protein is MQIRFNDEPMQCASGLSVAALLQHINQLKPGAALAVNQQILPRERWDDHLVQDGDEILLFQVIAGG
- the thiG gene encoding thiazole synthase — its product is MLRIADKTFTSRLFTGTGKFSAPQLMIDAIRASGSELVTLAMKRVDLRKQSDGILQPLRDAGVTLLPNTSGAKNAEDAIFAAQLAREALGTYWLKLEIHPDARWLLPDPIETLRAAEKLVQQGFVVLPYCGADPVLCKRLEEVGCAAVMPLGAPIGSNQGLETRAMLEIIIEQANVPVVVDAGIGTPSHATQALEMGADAVLVNTAIAVADDPVTMARAFRLAVEAGTLARQAVPGARQRFAVATSPLTGFLEATL
- the thiH gene encoding 2-iminoacetate synthase ThiH, translated to MSTFSDYWRQLDWDDISLRIHSKTAADVERALNARQPTRDDMMALLSPAASGFLEAMAQRAQRLTRQRFGNTVSFYVPLYLSNLCANDCTYCGFSMSNHLKRKTLDAQEIARECAALRDLGFEHLLLVTGEHQGKVGMDYFRRHLPDIRRQFASLQMEVQPLSEEEYAELKTLGLDGVMVYQETYHEAQYARHHLRGKKQDFFWRLETPDRLGRAGIDKIGLGALMGLSDNWRVDCYMVAEHLLWLQQHYWQSRFSVSFPRLRPCAGGIEPASLMDERQLVQTICAFRLLAPDVELSLSTRESPHFRDHVIPLAINNVSAFSKTQPGGYADDHPELEQFSPHDGRRPQEVADALVASGLQPVWKDWDSWLGRSPQKNSNTLITG